A region from the Lemur catta isolate mLemCat1 chromosome 7, mLemCat1.pri, whole genome shotgun sequence genome encodes:
- the LOC123642020 gene encoding olfactory receptor 51I2-like, with translation MPTFHNSTSTTFLLTGVPGLEWAHAWISICCLYLTALSGNTLILTALLTEPSLHEPMYYFLSMLSTTDIGLCISTLVTVLRIFWLNSREIGFNACLSQMFFIHFFTVMESSVLLAMSFDRFAAISKPLRYASILTDLKIAQLGAAILTRGTLIIIPPVVLLKRLSFCRSHVLRHSYCFHPDVMKLSCSDTTINSAFGLTAIISTAGVDSVFILLSYVLIIRSVLSIASPEERKKAFSTCVSHITAVAVFYIPLISLSFVHRFGKHAPAFVPTLIANVYLLLPPVMNPIIYSVKTKQIQKAVLKLLCSRELGFNIYSSWKVLLKSFF, from the coding sequence ATGCCAACCTTCCATAACTCCACTTCCACTACTTTCCTCCTGACGGGGGTCCCTGGACTTGAATGGGCCCACGCCTGGATCTCCATCTGCTGCCTCTATTTAACTGCCCTTTCTGGGAACACCTTGATCCTAACTGCACTCCTCACTGAGCCAAGCCTCCACGAGCCCATGTACTATTTCCTCTCCATGTTGTCCACCACTGACATTGGCTTGTGCATCTCTACTCTGGTGACAGTGCTGAGAATCTTCTGGCTCAATTCCCGTGAGATCGGCTTCAATGCTTGTTTATCACAGatgttcttcattcattttttcactgTCATGGAATCCTCAGTGCTGTTGGCGATGTCCTTTGATCGTTTTGCGGCCATTTCTAAACCTCTGAGATATGCCTCTATCTTAACTGACCTTAAAATAGCACAACTTGGTGCAGCAATCCTCACCAGGGGGACACTAATAATAATACCTCCAGTGGTGCTTCTTAAGCGACTGTCCTTCTGCCGCAGCCATGTGCTCCGCCACTCCTACTGCTTCCACCCTGATGTCATGAAGCTCTCCTGTTCAGACACAACGATCAATAGTGCATTCGGTCTAACTGCAATTATCTCCACCGCTGGAGTGGACTCCGTCTTCATTCTGCTCTCCTACGTCCTCATCATCCGCTCAGTTCTCAGCATTGCGTCcccagaggagaggaagaaggccTTCAGCACCTGCGTCTCTCATATCACCGCTGTGGCCGTATTCTACATCCCTTTGATCAGCCTGTCCTTTGTCCACAGATTTGGAAAACATGCCCCCGCCTTTGTGCCCACCCTCATTGCTAATGTGTACCTTCTCCTGCCGCCTGTGATGAATCCCATCATCTACAGCGTGAAAACCAAGCAGATTCAGAAAGCTGTGCTCAAACTCCTATGTTCCAGGGAACTCGGATTTAACATTTACTCCTCTTGGAAAGTTCTtctaaagtcttttttttaa
- the LOC123641555 gene encoding olfactory receptor 52R1-like, which produces MMLPSGNISSHPVSFILLGMPGLQSAQFWIAFPFCTMYIVAILGNITLLHIIRIDHTLHGPMYLFLAMLAITDLVLSSSTQPKMLAIFWFHAHEIEYHACLIQVFFIHTFSSVESGILMAMALDRYVAICFPLQHSSILTLSVVVKLGAVVLMRGLFLVSPFCFMVSRMPFCDNQVIPQSYCEHMAVLKLVCADTRVNRGYGLFVAFSVAAFDMTIISISYAMILRAVLRLPSGEASLKAFGTCASHVCVILALYIPALFSFLTHRFGHRVPRMVHITFANLYLLLPPMLNPIIYGVRTKQIRDRVVQGCCGKDP; this is translated from the coding sequence ATGATGTTGCCTTCAGGGAACATCTCTTCTCATCCTGTGTCCTTCATCCTGCTTGGAATGCCAGGACTGCAGAGTGCCCAATTCTGGATTGCCTTTCCATTCTGTACCATGTATATTGTGGCCATTCTTGGGAATATAACTCTCCTTCATATAATCCGAATTGACCATACCTTGCATGGACCCATGTACCTCTTTTTAGCCATGCTGGCGATCACTGACCTggtcctctcctcctccacccagccTAAGATGTTGGCCATATTCTGGTTCCATGCCCATGAGATCGAATATCATGCCTGCCTCATCCAGGTGTTCTTCATCCATACCTTTTCTTCAGTGGAGTCTGGGATTCTCATGGCCATGGCCTTGGACCGCTATGTGGCTATCTGCTTCCCACTCCAACACTCCAGCATCCTGACCCTATCAGTAGTGGTCAAACTGGGGGCTGTCGTACTGATGAGAGGGCTGTTCTTGGTGAGCCCCTTCTGCTTCATGGTCTCCAGGATGCCCTTCTGTGACAACCAGGTCATTCCCCAGTCATACTGTGAGCACATGGCTGTGCTGAAGTTGGTGTGTGCCGACACTAGAGTGAATCGTGGGTATGGGCTCTTTGTGGCCTTCTCTGTTGCTGCCTTTGATATGACTATCATCAGCATATCGTACGCAATGATTTTGAGAGCTGTGCTTCGATTGCCCTCAGGTGAAGCCTCCCTCAAGGCTTTTGGCACCTGTGCCTCCCATGTCTGTGTTATCTTGGCTTTATATATCCCagcccttttttctttcctcacccACCGTTTTGGCCACCGTGTGCCCCGCATGGTGCACATCACCTTTGCTAACCTCTATCTCCTGCTGCCTCCCATGCTCAACCCCATCATCTACGGAGTTAGAACCAAACAGATCAGGGACAGGGTTGTCCAAGGATGTTGTGGAAAAGACCCCTGA